One window of the Anguilla rostrata isolate EN2019 chromosome 13, ASM1855537v3, whole genome shotgun sequence genome contains the following:
- the znf335 gene encoding zinc finger protein 335 isoform X2, whose product MDSEENAVESSSDAGPSGLEEPSESGMGMETSEAMSADSSDTAAVHALTPESDSHVGQSSEGLVELIPETSSSTDVRGMIHLPDSSSVAQSTSVSSVSTVTQSILVSESAQVLVHSSVVSDGGMIVSDSTASTSSDLGSAIDKIIESTIGPDIMNGCIAVTSAEDGGAETTQYLILQGPDDGAPMVSQMSSSALSSRITIEALGEGPTSTCLEQSELGGRRRGSLPDLEAMDPDQPDQPGHSGYVACSADNSGQHHTHGYGDCAGGDDSNQSQHSQYAECSAGHSHYLDLVRQDDPGDSRYIDCSADNSDRAQRYGACVTGAADQPQCSRYADCGADAPDQTQNSQDRDEACCYMDCGVPQGSIYGAGRSLDCPDQPQHSHYADYGPDQQGQYIGSTGEYAPPPGREAVPNRDPQGGPGAEGPSEGTGLAEAQGSNEAEGSGLPGPIRDRPPNLEELEEMMEVVVVQQFKCKMCPYKSISKDTLINHMRDKHFRHTGAPPPKKRGRGRPRRSESAAAQKAEVKTEEPAEEEEDDIMDAGAIDDPADDSDYNPADEDCRGRPPALLRSVPASSSGTVERPRRRVVRPRKFPYAAGGRGHARGMAAVTMEASVGNKSLDAQVPEEASSSGLDNGPASSANENGAEPGVSQSDSENKDPSSNTGPEEVEFYPRKRGRPSKRFLRKKYKKYMNRNRYYKSLKPLLRPHNCRICGSRFLSQEDLRFHVDSHEGNDPERFKCLQCSYRCKRWSSLKEHMFNHEGTKPYKCEECDYSSVYRKDVIRHSAVHNKDKKKKTDMVIPDVSQVPRNTQFPCPVCSRVYPMQKRLTQHMKTHSTEKPHMCDKCGKSFKKRYTFKMHLLTHIQTYGNRFKCEFCEYTCDNKKLLLNHQLSHTTDKPFKCDYCKYSTTKEDFLVSHMAIKHTGEKPFSCDFCHFMTKHKKNLRLHVQCRHPEAFDDWCRTHPEEPPRRRRPFFTLQQIEELKQQHDHTQGLQDTLRGPIVSVDSIELQAIQTIENQTVSPDSLENATIIYEHASDLSAQNALDLLLNMSNPRELVGSSLQVAVLKSEGEALEGAMGEAGVAGKPQKVVAFHVAEHGEALVREAFEAGAVEAGPDISQIAISAYQGGGDFSVVEQVGEEIHSTATVYSAEGGGGDPQAVVVSSGSLSGTLKEHKGKYYLTSGIGGGTVQQVELSSEDPGSPSPTTSPQQQLNSKRFSCRICMESFHGRSDMESHKRAHLDPNTFKCPDCPFIAPSWPDVKTHMAMHAYLRPHKCGHCSFASKNKKDLRRHMLTHTNEKPFACDVCGQRFNRNGHLKFHMERLHSQDPPTRKPRLALPQQAIIVNSDEEALATLQTALQAGQTVITPERLQQALGQEHIIVAQEQTLSDQEEATYIQQITTVDGQTVQHLVTAENQVTEVQYIISQDGVQHLIPQEYVVVSEGNHIQMQDGQIAHIQYDQDGAFLQEQQIALSHDGQIQYVPISSEQQIVSQEDLEAVAHSAVTAVADAAMAQAQTVYATEATPEQLEQMQQQGIQYDVITFTEE is encoded by the exons ATGGACTCTGAGGAGAACGCGGTGGAAAGCAGCAGCGATGCGGGCCCCTCGGGTCTGGAGGAGCCCTCTGAGAGCGGGATGGGCATGGAGACGTCGGAGGCCATGTCGGCCGACAGCAGCGACACGGCGGCCGTACACGCCCTCACACCCGAGTCCGACTCCCACGTGGGGCAGAGCTCAGAGGGGCTTGTG GAGCTGATTCCAGAGACCAGCTCTAGCACAGATGTCAGAGGGATGATCCACCTCCCGGACTCCTCCTCCGTCGCCCAGTCGACCAGTGTGTCGAGCGTTTCCACGGTGACGCAGTCCATCCTGGTGTCGGAGTCCGCTCAGGTGTTGGTCCACTCCAGTGTGGTGTCGGACGGGGGGATGATCGTGTCAGACTCCACCGCATCCACGTCCTCAGACCTGGGCTCGGCCATCGATAAGATCATCGAGTCTACCATTGGGCCTGACATCATGAATG GCTGTATCGCGGTGACCAGCGCTGAGGACGGAGGAGCGGAGACCACCCAGTACCTGATCCTGCAGGGCCCTGATGACG gtgccCCCATGGTGTCCCAGATGTCCTCCTCTGCCCTGTCCAGCCGCATCACGATTGAGGCCCTGGGGGAGGGCCCCACGTCCACCTGCCTGGAGCAGTCCGAGCTAGGGGGGCGTCGGCGGGGGAGCCTGCCCGACCTCGAGGCCATGGACCCCGACCAGCCGGACCAGCCGGGGCACTCTGGGTACGTGGCGTGCAGCGCCGACAACTCGGGCCAGCACCACACGCACGGCTACGGCGACTGCGCCGGGGGCGACGACTCCAACCAATCGCAGCACTCCCAGTACGCCGAGTGCAGCGCCGGCCACTCCCACTACCTGGACCTGGTGCGCCAGGACGACCCCGGCGACTCCCGCTACATCGACTGCAGCGCCGACAACTCGGACCGGGCCCAGCGGTACGGGGCGTGCGTGACTGGGGCGGCGGACCAGCCCCAGTGCTCCCGCTACGCGGACTGCGGCGCGGACGCTCCCGACCAGACCCAGAACTCGCAGGACCGCGACGAGGCCTGCTGCTACATGGACTGCGGCGTGCCCCAGGGCTCCATCTACGGGGCGGGCCGGTCCCTGGACTGCCCCGACCAGCCCCAGCACTCCCACTACGCCGACTACGGGCCGGACCAGCAGGGCCAGTACATCGGCAGCACCGGGGAgtacgccccgccccccgggagGGAGGCCGTGCCCAACCGGGACCCCCAGGGCGGGCCGGGGGCCGAGGGGCCCTCGGAGGGCACCGGGCTGGCCGAGGCCCAGGGTAGCAACGAGGCGGAGGGGTCCGGACTGCCCGGGCCAATCCGGGACAGGCCCCCTAatctggaggagctggaggagatgaTGGAGGTGGTGGTAGTGCAGCAGTTCAAGTGCAAGATGTGCCCCTACAAGAGCATCTCCAAAGACACCCTGATCAACCACATGAGAGACAAACACTTCAGGCACACAG GTGCCCCGCCTCCGaagaaaagggggcgggggcggccgAGGCGGAGCGAATCGGCCGCCGCCCAGAAGGCTGAGGTGAAGACGGAGGAGCCcgctgaggaggaagaggatgacaTCATGGACGCCGGTGCCATTGATGATCCAGCAG ACGACAGCGACTACAACCCGGCCGATGAAGACTGCAGGGgtcgcccccccgccctcctgcgCAGCGTGCCCGCGTCCTCGTCCGGCACGGTGGAGCGCCCCCGGCGCAGGGTGGTGCGCCCCAGGAAGTTCCCCTACGCCGCGGGGGGGCGCGGCCACGCCCGAG GAATGGCTGCAGTGACCATGGAGGCGTCCGTGGGGAATAAGAGTTTGGACGCTCAGGTCCCGGAGGAGGCCAGCTCTTCTGGATTGGACAACGGGCCTGCGTCTTCCGCTAATGAAAACGGAGCTGAGCCAGGTGTCAGCCAATCGGATTCGGAGAACAAAGACCCTTCCTCAAACACGGGACCCGAGGAGGTCGAGTTTTACCCCAGGAAACGGGGACGGCCGTCCAAGCGCTTTCTCCGCAAGAAGTACAAGAAGTATATGAACCGCAA CAGGTACTACAAGTCCCTGAAGCCCCTGCTGAGGCCGCATAACTGCCGGATATGCGGCTCCCGCTTCCTCTCCCAGGAGGACCTCCGCTTCCACGTGGACTCGCACGAGGGCAACGACCCCGAGAGGTTCAAGTGCCTGCAGTGCAGCTACCGCTGCAAGCGCTGGTCCTCGCTCAAG GAGCACATGTTCAACCACGAGGGAACCAAGCCCTACAAGTGCGAGGAGTGTGACTACTCCAGCGTGTACAGGAAGGATGTCATACGCCACTCCGCCGTGCACAACAAAGACAA aaaaaagaaaacagacatg GTTATTCCGGATGTCTCGCAGGTCCCCAGGAACACGCAGTTCCCGTGCCCCGTGTGCAGCAGGGTCTACCCCATGCAGAAGCGCCTCACGCAGCACATGAAGACGCACAGCACCGAGAAGCCGCACATGTGCGACAAG tgtggaaAATCTTTCAAGAAACGCTACACTTTCAAGATGCATCTTCTTACTCACATCCAGACCTACGGAAACAG GTTCAAGTGTGAGTTCTGCGAGTACACCTGTGACAACAAGAAGCTCCTGCTCAACCACCAGCTCTCGCACACCACCGACAAGCCCTTCAAGTGCGACTACTGCAAGTATTCCACCACCAAGGAGGACTTCCTGGTGTCCCACATGGCCATCAAGCACACTG GAGAGAAGCCGTTCTCGTGCGACTTCTGCCACTTCATGACCAAGCACAAGAAGAACCTGCGTCTGCACGTGCAGTGCCGGCACCCCGAGGCTTTCGACGACTGGTGCCGCACGCACCCCGAGGAGCCGCCCAGACGCCGGCGGCCCTTCTTCACCCTCCAGCAGATCGAGGAGCTGAAGCAGCAGCACGACCACACCCAGGGCCTGCAGGACACGCTGCGAGGGCCAATC GTGTCTGTGGACTCCATCGAGCTCCAGGCGATCCAGACCATAGAGAATCAAACCGTTTCCCCGGACTCACTGGAGAATGCCACGATTATTTATGAACATG ccTCGGACCTGTCGGCTCAGAACGCCCTGGACCTGCTGCTGAACATGAGCAACCCGCGAGAGCTGGTGGGGAGCTCCCTGCAG GTGGCCGTGCTGAAATCGGAGGGGGAGGCTCTGGAGGGGGCCATGGGGGAGGCGGGCGTGGCGGGGAAGCCCCAGAAAGTGGTGGCCTTCCACGTGGCGGAGCACGGGGAGGCGCTGGTGAGGGAGGCCTTCGAGGCCGGGGCCGTGGAGGCGGGGCCAGACATCAGCCAGATCGCCATCAGCGCCTACCAGGGCGGCGGCGACTTCAGCGTGGTGGAGCAGGTCGGAGAGGAGATCCACAGCACCGCCACCGTCTACAG TGCGGAGGGAGGCGGCGGGGACCCCCAGGCCGTGGTGGTGAGCAGCGGCTCTCTCTCCGGGACCCTGAAAGAGCACAAGGGCAAATACTACCTGACCTCCGGGATCGGAGGAGGGACGGTgcagcaggtggag CTAAGCAGCGAGGATCCTgggtccccctcccccaccacctctcCCCAGCAGCAGCTCAACTCCAAGAGGTTCTCCTGCAGGATCTGCATGGAGTCCTTCCACGGCCGCTCTGACATGGAGAGCCACAAGAGGGCGCACTTGGACCCCAACACCTTCAAGTGCCCTGATTGTCCGTTCATCGCTCCCTCCTGGCCAGATGTCAAG ACTCACATGGCCATGCACGCCTACCTCCGGCCCCACAAGTGCGGCCACTGCAGCTTCGCCTCCAAGAACAAGAAGGACCTCCGGCGTCACATGCTCACCCACACCAACGAGAAGCCCTTCGCCTGCGACGTCTGCGgccagag gtttaaCCGTAACGGCCACCTGAAGTTCCACATGGAGAGGCTGCACAGCCAGGACCCGCCCACACGCAAGCCCCGCCTGGCCCTGCCCCAGCAGGCCATCATCGTCAACAGCGACGAGGAGGCGCTGGCCACCCTGCAGA cagctcTGCAGGCGGGGCAGACGGTCATCACCCCCGAGCGGCTCCAGCAGGCCCTGGGCCAGGAGCACATCATCGTAGCCCAGGAGCAGACCCTCTCTGACCAG GAGGAGGCCACGTACATCCAGCAGATAACCACCGTGGACGGGCAGACGGTCCAGCACCTGGTCACTGCTGAGAACCAGGTGACGGAG GTTCAGTACATAATCTCCCAAGATGGCGTACAGCACCTCATCCCGCAAGAGTACGTGGTGGTGTCTGAGGGTAATCACATTCAG ATGCAGGATGGACAGATAGCTCACATTCAGTATGACCAGGACGGGGCTTtcctgcaggagcagcag ATTGCACTGAGCCACGACGGGCAGATCCAGTACGTTCCCATCAGCTCCGAGCAGCAGATCGTCAGCCAGGAGGACCTGGAGGCAGTTGCACACTCTGCAGTGACAG CGGTGGCGGACGCAGCCATGGCCCAGGCCCAGACGGTCTACGCCACTGAGGCCACGCCCGAACAGCTGGAGCAGATGCAGCAGCAGGGCATCCAGTACGACGTCATCACCTTCACAGAGGAGTAA